From one Gloeocapsa sp. PCC 73106 genomic stretch:
- the rplE gene encoding 50S ribosomal protein L5, which produces MTTQLQEQYKSLIVPKLKEQFGYSNIHEVPKVIKVTVNRGLGEASQNAKALESSLKELSIITGQKPVVTRAKKAIAGFKIRKGMPVGVMVTLRSDKMYSFLERLINLALPRIRDFRGISPKSFDGHGNYSLGVKEQLIFPEIEYDTIDQIRGMDVSIITTANTDEEGRALLTAMGMPFRNN; this is translated from the coding sequence ATGACAACTCAACTCCAAGAGCAATACAAAAGTCTCATCGTTCCCAAACTCAAGGAACAATTCGGTTATAGCAACATCCATGAAGTTCCTAAAGTCATCAAAGTTACCGTTAATAGAGGATTAGGCGAAGCGTCTCAAAACGCCAAAGCTCTAGAATCATCCCTCAAAGAACTATCCATCATCACCGGACAAAAACCCGTAGTCACCCGTGCCAAAAAAGCGATCGCTGGCTTCAAAATTCGTAAAGGTATGCCCGTAGGCGTAATGGTTACCTTGCGCTCAGATAAAATGTACTCCTTTTTAGAGCGATTGATCAACCTCGCCTTGCCTCGTATTCGCGACTTCCGCGGTATTAGCCCCAAAAGCTTCGATGGACACGGTAACTATAGCCTAGGCGTCAAAGAACAACTGATCTTCCCGGAAATCGAATACGACACTATCGACCAGATACGCGGCATGGACGTATCCATCATCACTACAGCCAACACCGACGAAGAAGGGCGCGCCTTACTCACAGCCATGGGTATGCCCTTCCGCAACAATTAA
- the rplO gene encoding 50S ribosomal protein L15: MRLNAIGPKKGSQKRPRRLGRGISAGQGASCGFGMRGQNSRAGTGTRAGFEGGQTPLYRRIPKLKHFPLVNPKCYTTLNVGRLASLSPNTLVNLEFLLEQRIVTGNNGPLKLLGDGELNVPLQVQAAAFTAKAKEKIEASGGSCQILERSQVRIEPESVEETTDGR; the protein is encoded by the coding sequence ATGCGCTTGAACGCTATTGGTCCTAAAAAAGGCTCTCAAAAACGCCCTCGCCGTCTCGGTAGAGGTATCTCCGCCGGACAAGGCGCAAGCTGTGGTTTCGGTATGCGGGGACAAAACTCTCGTGCCGGTACCGGAACTAGAGCCGGTTTTGAAGGAGGACAGACCCCTCTGTACCGCCGTATTCCTAAACTGAAGCACTTTCCTCTAGTTAACCCTAAGTGTTATACAACCTTGAATGTGGGTAGACTCGCCAGCTTGAGCCCCAATACCCTGGTTAATTTGGAATTTTTACTAGAACAGCGTATTGTTACTGGTAACAATGGTCCGTTGAAACTTCTCGGAGATGGAGAGTTAAACGTACCTCTGCAAGTGCAAGCGGCAGCTTTTACCGCTAAAGCTAAAGAAAAAATCGAAGCCTCAGGCGGCAGTTGTCAGATTCTCGAGCGTTCTCAAGTTAGAATTGAACCAGAATCTGTAGAGGAAACTACTGATGGTCGTTAG
- the rpsE gene encoding 30S ribosomal protein S5, which translates to MAKRRNPSSKKEKEITLQERVIQIRRVSKVVKGGKKLSFRAVVVVGNEKGQVGVGVGKAGDVIGAVRKGVADGRKKLIEIPLTKYNSISHISQGISGGAKVLVRPAAPGTGVIAGGAVRTVLELAGVKNILAKQLGSNNPLNNARAAIDALEQIRTFSEAAEERGIPISQIYS; encoded by the coding sequence ATGGCAAAGCGTCGTAATCCCAGCAGCAAAAAAGAAAAAGAAATAACTCTACAAGAACGCGTGATCCAAATTCGTCGCGTCAGTAAAGTAGTTAAAGGCGGTAAAAAATTGAGCTTCCGCGCCGTAGTCGTAGTCGGTAACGAAAAAGGTCAAGTCGGCGTAGGTGTAGGTAAGGCCGGAGACGTAATCGGCGCCGTACGCAAAGGCGTAGCCGATGGACGCAAAAAATTAATCGAAATTCCTCTGACTAAATATAATTCCATTAGTCATATCTCTCAAGGTATATCTGGAGGCGCTAAAGTCCTCGTTCGCCCAGCAGCTCCGGGTACCGGTGTAATCGCCGGGGGCGCCGTCAGAACCGTTTTAGAATTAGCAGGCGTGAAAAATATTCTCGCTAAACAACTGGGCTCTAATAACCCTTTAAATAACGCTAGAGCCGCTATCGACGCCCTCGAACAAATTCGCACTTTTTCTGAAGCCGCCGAAGAAAGAGGGATTCCCATCAGCCAAATCTATTCCTAG
- the rpsH gene encoding 30S ribosomal protein S8 produces MATNDTISDMLTRIRNACLVRQSSTHVPTTRMTRNIARVLKEEGFIEDFQEIGEGIKRQLVISLRYKGKAGRPIIRTLKRVSKPGLRVYTNRKEMPRVLGGIGIAIISTSQGIMTDREARRQGIGGEILCYVW; encoded by the coding sequence ATGGCAACCAATGACACAATTTCGGATATGTTGACTCGTATTCGCAATGCTTGCTTGGTCAGACAAAGCAGTACTCACGTACCCACTACCAGAATGACCCGTAACATTGCTAGAGTTCTTAAAGAAGAAGGCTTCATCGAAGATTTTCAAGAAATCGGAGAAGGCATCAAAAGACAATTAGTTATATCTTTACGCTACAAAGGTAAAGCGGGTAGACCCATCATCAGAACCTTAAAAAGAGTCAGTAAACCGGGTCTACGCGTTTACACCAACCGCAAAGAAATGCCCAGAGTACTCGGTGGTATCGGTATCGCCATTATCTCCACTTCCCAAGGCATCATGACAGACAGGGAAGCCCGACGTCAAGGCATCGGCGGTGAAATTCTCTGTTATGTTTGGTAA
- the rplR gene encoding 50S ribosomal protein L18, giving the protein MKLSRREQTLRRHRRIRKKVSGTPQRPRLAVFRSNLHIYAQVIDDVAQHTLVAASSLDPALKEQMSYGSNCEASAAVGKLVAQKALEKGIQQVVFDRGGNLYHGRVRALAEAAREAGLQF; this is encoded by the coding sequence ATGAAATTATCTCGAAGAGAACAAACACTTCGTCGCCATCGACGTATTCGCAAAAAAGTCAGTGGAACTCCCCAACGTCCACGCCTGGCTGTTTTTCGCTCCAATCTGCACATCTACGCTCAAGTCATCGATGATGTAGCCCAACATACCTTAGTAGCCGCTTCCAGCCTTGACCCAGCTTTGAAAGAGCAAATGTCCTACGGCAGTAACTGCGAAGCATCCGCCGCGGTAGGTAAATTAGTGGCTCAAAAAGCCCTCGAAAAAGGCATTCAACAAGTGGTTTTTGACCGAGGCGGTAATCTCTATCACGGTCGTGTTCGCGCTCTAGCTGAAGCTGCTCGTGAAGCAGGCTTACAATTCTAA
- the rplF gene encoding 50S ribosomal protein L6: MSRIGKRPISLPQKVTVEINGQHIAVKGSKGTLERIIPAGVRVEHEGETLKVVPENASRTARERHGLVRTLVANMVEGVANGFQKRLQIQGVGYRAQAQGSQLTLNVGYSKPVEMTMPPGIKVAVEEKNTEIVIDGIDKELVGNIAATIRAVRPPEVYKGKGIRYKGESVRRKAGKTSKK, encoded by the coding sequence ATGTCTCGTATAGGTAAACGTCCAATTTCCCTACCTCAAAAAGTAACAGTGGAAATCAACGGACAACACATCGCAGTTAAAGGTAGTAAAGGTACTCTCGAGCGGATCATACCCGCAGGAGTTAGAGTCGAACATGAAGGAGAGACCCTAAAAGTAGTACCAGAAAACGCCTCTCGTACAGCAAGGGAACGCCACGGATTAGTACGTACCCTCGTCGCCAATATGGTAGAGGGAGTAGCTAATGGTTTTCAAAAACGTCTACAAATCCAAGGCGTTGGTTATCGTGCTCAAGCTCAAGGTAGTCAACTAACCCTAAACGTTGGTTACAGCAAACCAGTAGAAATGACCATGCCCCCAGGTATTAAAGTAGCCGTAGAAGAAAAAAATACAGAAATAGTCATCGACGGCATCGATAAAGAACTCGTGGGTAATATAGCTGCAACCATTCGCGCCGTACGCCCTCCTGAAGTATATAAAGGCAAAGGAATTCGCTACAAAGGCGAGTCCGTCAGACGTAAAGCAGGTAAAACCAGTAAGAAATAA